The following proteins are co-located in the Clostridiales bacterium genome:
- a CDS encoding GNAT family N-acetyltransferase, producing MELKKWSYNYVSDLIRFANNKKIADNLRDIFPHPYTEENARQFIEFCMNTPENKQVNRAIFYENQAIGGIGLTLGEDVNTKSAEIGYWLAEEYWGKGIVTDAVKEMCRFAFEELNLARVYAAVYAYNKGSCKVLEKCGFVMEGVLRKSVFKNGQFFDACMYSLIN from the coding sequence ATGGAATTAAAAAAATGGTCTTACAATTATGTCAGTGATTTGATCAGATTCGCCAATAACAAAAAAATCGCAGACAACCTGCGTGATATTTTCCCGCACCCCTATACAGAAGAAAATGCGCGGCAATTTATAGAGTTTTGTATGAATACCCCGGAGAATAAGCAAGTTAACCGTGCCATCTTTTATGAGAATCAAGCTATTGGTGGTATCGGTCTAACATTGGGAGAAGATGTTAACACAAAGAGCGCAGAAATCGGTTATTGGTTGGCCGAAGAGTATTGGGGCAAAGGGATTGTCACCGATGCTGTCAAAGAAATGTGCCGCTTCGCATTTGAAGAACTCAATCTTGCGAGAGTCTATGCGGCAGTTTACGCTTATAATAAAGGCTCCTGTAAAGTCTTAGAAAAATGCGGTTTTGTAATGGAAGGCGTGTTGAGAAAATCTGTATTTAAGAACGGACAGTTTTTTGATGCCTGTATGTACAGCTTAATCAACTAA
- a CDS encoding transposase — MSTGSEIATVRIPEVSNTIGGINIRFGEFTVELQNGCDPQRVFEVLRMLKAGTFELDPFQGAIFVFCNKDKNKIKVLHWDKDGFTLYYSND; from the coding sequence ATGTCTACCGGCAGCGAAATAGCGACAGTACGTATCCCCGAGGTATCGAATACTATCGGCGGTATTAATATCCGGTTTGGCGAGTTTACGGTTGAGTTGCAGAACGGCTGCGATCCACAGCGAGTATTTGAAGTCCTGAGGATGCTGAAGGCAGGAACCTTTGAGCTAGATCCTTTTCAAGGAGCCATTTTCGTTTTCTGCAACAAGGACAAGAACAAGATCAAAGTTTTACATTGGGACAAGGACGGCTTCACACTTTACTACTCCAATGACTGA
- a CDS encoding bacitracin ABC transporter has translation MKILSFVHCEALKVLRSNVFWIVVVAFATMPIMLGLVTYINAAGTGWAPYLTDLLGSITALLVIGFSFTACWVFGREYTDKTISELLVKPVSKLYVVLSKFIVIFLWDVLLATFMFAVVFLMGILIGLNDGSGLLIVNSFLAFMATSLLIMVVSTISALLANVSKGYLAPIGLAFLIVIISNVVAQAGLAAYFPWTIPSLFISNVPLGFASIAILVITGITGFVGTVAWWRFAEQQ, from the coding sequence ATGAAGATATTATCATTTGTACATTGCGAGGCTCTTAAGGTATTGCGTTCAAATGTTTTTTGGATTGTTGTTGTTGCATTTGCCACAATGCCAATAATGCTTGGTTTAGTCACATATATCAACGCTGCTGGTACGGGCTGGGCGCCTTATTTAACTGATTTACTTGGTTCCATTACTGCTCTTTTGGTAATTGGATTTTCTTTCACCGCCTGTTGGGTTTTCGGACGGGAATATACAGATAAAACGATTAGTGAATTGCTTGTAAAGCCAGTATCTAAACTATATGTGGTGCTGTCAAAGTTTATTGTAATTTTTCTCTGGGATGTACTGTTGGCCACCTTCATGTTTGCGGTTGTGTTTCTTATGGGAATACTGATTGGGCTTAATGATGGGTCAGGATTGCTTATCGTGAATAGCTTTCTTGCTTTTATGGCAACGTCACTGCTAATTATGGTTGTCAGCACAATAAGTGCCCTGTTGGCGAATGTTAGTAAAGGATATTTAGCCCCTATTGGGCTTGCGTTCCTTATTGTGATCATTTCCAATGTCGTTGCGCAGGCTGGGCTTGCCGCTTACTTTCCCTGGACGATTCCGTCATTGTTCATTTCGAATGTTCCTCTTGGCTTCGCCAGTATCGCCATACTTGTTATTACGGGGATAACGGGGTTTGTCGGAACAGTAGCATGGTGGAGGTTTGCCGAACAGCAATAG
- a CDS encoding Crp/Fnr family transcriptional regulator, producing MSLIDMMPDEVKKKLHRKTYNENETILFAENENNYVYFLIEGKAEAYVPNLQGSFATIHLYEPGSFFGELEQFYVGRKPVEISAMTPCVAYALHREDFFDWMKKDFEVTKFIIREIAYKLIINSEYIEEVSLLTVKERLLRCVATHYRRGDIDKLTKEQITKETKAPMRSINRAIAECDRQGILSYKNQELLILDITKLQNIPG from the coding sequence ATAAGTTTGATTGATATGATGCCCGATGAAGTAAAGAAAAAATTGCACCGGAAAACGTATAATGAAAACGAAACGATTCTTTTTGCAGAGAACGAAAACAATTATGTTTATTTTTTGATTGAGGGAAAAGCCGAAGCCTATGTACCGAATCTGCAAGGCTCCTTTGCAACTATACATCTTTATGAACCCGGAAGTTTTTTTGGCGAGTTGGAACAATTCTATGTTGGTAGGAAGCCAGTTGAGATTTCTGCTATGACGCCCTGTGTTGCGTATGCGCTTCACAGGGAGGACTTCTTTGACTGGATGAAAAAAGATTTTGAAGTTACAAAGTTCATAATAAGGGAAATTGCATATAAGCTAATCATAAATAGTGAATACATCGAGGAAGTTTCGCTTTTAACAGTCAAGGAGCGACTGTTGCGCTGTGTGGCTACCCACTATCGCCGGGGAGATATAGACAAGCTCACCAAGGAGCAGATAACAAAGGAAACCAAAGCTCCAATGAGAAGTATCAATCGGGCGATAGCGGAGTGTGATAGGCAAGGGATATTGTCTTATAAAAATCAAGAATTATTAATCTTGGACATAACAAAATTGCAAAATATACCTGGTTAA